Proteins found in one Drosophila busckii strain San Diego stock center, stock number 13000-0081.31 chromosome 2R, ASM1175060v1, whole genome shotgun sequence genomic segment:
- the LOC117135097 gene encoding uncharacterized protein LOC117135097 isoform X3: MSLEGAYLSIESSDGITVSHAAKGRKFNIGSYLDCHLVLPDAERIHCEIQCDAFGRVTICNHAQEPILLNDQIVHSTTKRPLLHGSRIGILNNVYTWHYSKATELITPERCLVPSVPEQAPNSSPSFKRHRPHRQTDNRLTIHNFRYSINSDDDTSMENREIESRTNISEKPTSCLAEAELIDAKTAAGIQPKRSITPTTQVADEAVTTQVDLMETNQNKENTSTPCNRLMLQFCKRSDLVITSFSPRITGVKIQKSFTCVIKPSTSGLAIPKSVYNTPKSVLSELNDDSCSREPNEYSTPTTSHSGGIEKSSMYLIDLTTPQHLRPKLNETQTPSSPGIISVDSTVESFVISPIVIDHSTCMSSTASPVRMRPNTSTMEHLLGTSSTPKRTPQTLMKRALLTSANKKLASPVIKTTRVSTPVRPSLLAARRQYLTAPRCLPQAILTPDRRRRTANPTKAPHTSPRKRLSGSLNSPRDTKVSLLRKSLRAGARVRPSIERSNQLVAKARRALNSPKHDSTHKKGSAGAETPTKNDLYEFTPIKSLTMEKSGDSATELSCTFTIIDDDENPHIKDILTDEKILNDDDKYNMEDIPTDKTKNIEPSEIVSKIMTSKEAIDTPEINKAFEELRDKDALEKQSFGISLKTNSAPTNTIFIKINENITQSKDEAIHIIEDNICEEVTVTKSVINEHIIHDDTICDEVPLLKSNTSNVADVKFEKSVKNNQKEDIFNLSLRRSSRRASLDLSSKLGVELTIKSSRRASFSTVSVASSPIMTLKRKRSLTEELATPTQKSDRLICNTSKRSLLVDEAVYDMGVIVEERTTYTQTEVRKEAINQADKIVFYGMQELMKTPKGCSPPRLKGLCELMHTPKEAASPIFDNIKELLQEDSKSVSGEAHDLTATAKNVIIPCEPYSDVLQTKNKCLLTTEYDMNVTNVSTHLCKIFDDEPIRINPDDLKNKMFVRPESPTARKDSNVITDYLSASSATCSLTSETLMYRSDAEICQYDPLTDNSAENEQNRLKSSNKNCEIELKSKFYKFNEGSDSESLVGLTEPLVFSDDEEEIQLAKEEKSAINQIDVNESSTFNDQISSDNYKEYQATCIEFISESLARDMQECHKEKSTTAKNKFVNTKDYAPNESLDLHNKRDEINASPYYESSLLKSTPKDDSKNVIIISRPVKLYQNDLSTNENQKEVTKSNKLKPSIDLSVGELNHIELNGIHKTKITGHEYINDAILVKIADNKIHETPEEDRLENIIVRQADVTASNTKEVKAHKVLEDQSITNPITSDLGSEPFESKSPGIVFNKAPINQSRDGFPVNLNYSSLNTSKVVYQMVDVSVMDSTNALNTNEKEDFNKNSSVIDLKNTDIKIDLQPEPSADITISSYSEPNLVDSSEDINTSKVEPHNKKALEVQLKYTAIEIVSNTNTNAHQPSGVSVIKSECSDGNVDNKVITASSDSGPKLVDSPEDLSTTEVHNDDGSEAQSKYRAIEIESQPKLSSSVAKPELIISATEAYNSTVSVLTMAVDIQEVTIKKGLDILANASGTNKNYNQPPDVPVIKSECSDVNVHIKVETASSDSGPKLVDSAEELYKNEVEAHDDDGLGNQSKYTVIEAHNGNAGDKTTVNKMSGDIQAVTIKNGLNNLTKASVTNTNANQPSGVSVIKSECSDGNVDNKVITASADSGPKLVDSAEDLSTTEVHNDDGAQSKYRAIEMATTTDIDTKSVGKMSDKNVLSIPKQSPSTSKVNLQITNPNEVADEIIDIQALTHHKDDLKIKGTDTDVSHSEINSTNTVKEHILSRYKPQQSEELRGSQKSSKEQMVKKSDDSIVLLDASVSEEFESDLPNAVNKASHDNILDCYKSNTSKQTCNTDRHNSIAEKARVDHNSVYISESTKNIVGSPKKSKKGVVEFSAKETPIDNPGGKCITCKSDFKDDFASNTSNDVTQPMNNNWTVDSSKKDDKCEDHINYERAANSLSVKTKNNIAKDEYEENIDVSIRKRELTEYSDIDQDSTKVELSKQREVSLEKVNNKSTIDKKSGNCVDQLSSNLELSDVLSLRKTKQSTKHESMSKIYETQYEYLETKTSKRVDRISSFVQKHERLGCKATYECVDMEVLSQANKKKKHINEQILITKPGIDKDKVFKMEKVAPAVATDVSMPKRGNRNVSDDVEEIDNHIERMPQKIIDVDRSNRREKKMTTDNIEKASSFITFGRIELKIVEPSKESRIRRKASASEVTDDTKTPNLTEKKSQRNTRKATAERAEHEKASTPALNLIEEKADSESKLLTAKEMPEEIEFPKSQRLGRKVFYSKKHSEIEGKTTTIKTFEQSVTRRRCNADLNEPPLQLKKTIDPDGELSIKDQQVKFVIHPARGRRRKLNAEDELEDSETANQHIKNKSMRQGREPLTNDGMKQQLLSMQNLPTQLVEPADVVNVSVSQNLQPVNPNDDLTPKRREGRNVPRKNYDETSDEDKAGPSRKAIKSELKDVSLSTQLESSTDIRPSQKREGRNVPRKNYNEAWNEEKQLRSRRLRQPTAKALELLVSEAERPLTPNRRRVKTAAADMSEEPPIKKVTKEEAMGETITPVKVGVVAGTVSRRRKPQKVSPTAVAADLAKGPLRNKSREGDGYVGSLPVARRGRRNVDETKAVETNASIKSKRCARSCKEIASSSITIQSVNGESTKSAKRNGRRAKLFADNSLEREQQAIMKLRGSSRAKTPIKPTEEEQELKEVSNTNTSRGRAKATNTESKVIQKTQPTRAGRGRKVHFEEVTEKVTASATVEPPVDKQTKRATRTRRK, from the exons ATGTCGCTCGAGGGCGCGTATTTAAGCATTGAGAGTAGCGATGGTATTACGGTTTCGCATGCTGCAAAAGGTCGGAAATTCAACATTGGTTCCTATTTGGACTGCCACTTGGTGTTACCTGACGCTGAACGCATACATTGCGAAATACAATGTGACGCATTTGGCAGG GTAACCATTTGTAATCACGCCCAGGAGCCCATACTACTCAACGATCAGATTGTGCACAGTACGACCAAGCGTCCCCTGTTGCATGGCTCACGGATAGGAATATTGAATAATGTTTACACTTGGCACTATTCAAAAGCTACAGAGCTCATTACGCCTGAACGCTGCCTAGTTCCATCGGTACCGGAGCAGGCCCCAAATTCATCTCCAAGTTTCAAA AGACATCGTCCACACCGCCAGACTGACAATCGTCTCACCATTCACAA CTTTCGTTATTCAATCAATTCTGATGACGACACATCCATGGAAAATCGAGAAATAGAATCTAGAACAAACATAAGTGAAAAACCAACATCATGCCTAGCAGAAGCAGAGCTCATCGACGCAAAGACTGCAGCTGGGATACAGCCAAAACGCAGCATTACTCCGACTACTCAAGTAGCAGACGAGGCAGTTACCACCCAGGTTGATTTAATGGAAACGAATCAAAATAAAGAGAACACTAGCACACCCTGCAATAGATTGATGTTGCAGTTTTGCAAACGTTCGGATCTTGTAATCACATCGTTTTCACCACGTATTACAGGGGTAAAGATTCAAAAATCATTTACCTGCGTGATTAAACCCAGCACGTCAGGGTTGGCGATACCAAAGAGTGTCTATAATACTCCAAAGAGTGTGCTCTCCGAACTTAATGATGATAGCTGTAGTCGGGAGCCCAATGAGTATAGCACGCCAACAACATCACATTCAGGTGGCATAGAAAAATCTTCCATGTATTTAATTGATCTGACAACTCCGCAACACTTGCGTCCAAAGCTTAATGAGACACAAACACCAAGTAGCCCAGGAATAATAAGCGTTGATTCTACGGTTGAATCATTCGTTATATCACCGATTGTGATCGACCATTCCACATGTATGTCGTCAACAGCATCGCCAGTCCGTATGAGACCTAATACGTCCACTATGGAACACCTATTGGGTACCAGCTCTACACCAAAACGAACGCCACAGACGCTAATGAAACGAGCACTTTTAACCAGCGCCAACAAAAAGCTCGCCAGTCCTGTCATCAAAACTACAAGAGTATCAACACCTGTGAGGCCCTCGCTGCTCGCAGCTCGTCGGCAATATCTGACCGCACCACGATGCTTACCCCAAGCAATACTCACACCGGATCGACGTAGACGGACTGCGAATCCCACCAAGGCGCCCCATACTTCACCTCGCAAACGTCTGTCTGGTTCTTTGAATAGCCCTCGTGACACCAAAGTTTCATTGTTGCGCAAGTCACTCAGGGCCGGCGCTAGGGTTAGGCCAAGCATTGAAAGAAGCAATCAGTTGGTGGCTAAAGCACGTCGTGCACTTAACTCACCCAAGCATGATTCAACCCATAAAAAAGGATCAGCAGGAGCTGAAACTCCAACCAAAAACGATTTGTATGAGTTTACACCGATTAAATCCTTAACAATGGAAAAATCTGGTGATTCAGCTACAGAGTTGAGTTGTACGTTCACTATAATAGATGATGATGAAAATCCTCATATAAAAGACATCCTAACAGATGAAAAGATACTCAATGATGACGACAAATATAATATGGAAGATATTCCAACAGATAAAACGAAAAATATTGAACCAAGTGAAATAGTATCCAAGATAATGACTAGTAAAGAAGCAATAGACACCCCCGAAATCAACAAAGCTTTTGAAGAATTACGTGATAAGGATGCTCTTGAGAAACAATCATTTGGGATTAGCTTAAAAACTAATAGCGCACCGACAAAcactatatttataaaaattaatgaaaacatAACACAATCGAAAGATGAAGCAATACATATAATTGAGGATAACATTTGCGAGGAGGTTACAGTAACGAAATCTGTCATTAATG AGCATATAATACATGATGATACTATTTGCGACGAGGTGCCCTTACTTAAATCCAACACATCGAATG TTGCCGATGTTAAATTCGAGAAATCGgttaaaaacaatcaaaaagaagacatatttaatttatcgcTTAGACGCAGCTCACGACGTGCGTCCTTGGATCTCAGCAGCAAGTTGGGAGTAGAACTCACCATTAAGTCTTCTCGTCGTGCTTCATTTTCAACTGTATCGGTTGCGAGCAGTCCAATTATGACGCTGAAGCGTAAACGTAGTCTTACAGAAGAATTGGCGACTCCCACGCAAAAATCTGATCGGTTGATATGCAACACCTCTAAGCGCTCATTGCTGGTTGACGAAGCAGTTTATGACATGGGTGTTATTGTAGAAGAAAGAACAACGTACACACAAA CTGAAGTGCGAAAAGAAGCGATTAATCAGGCAGACAAAATCGTCTTTTACGGAATGCAGGAGCTAATGAAAACTCCAAAAGGCTGCAGTCCGCCCAGATTAAAGGGCCTCTGTGAATTAATGCATACTCCTAAAGAGGCCGCATCGCCTATTTTTGACAATATCAAAGAGCTGCTGCAAGAGGACTCAAAATCTGTATCGGGAGAAGCACATGATCTTACCGCAACCGCCAAAAATGTTATCATACCCTGTGAACCTTATAGCGATGTGCtccaaactaaaaataaatgcttactCACTACGGAATACGATATGAATGTGACTAATGTATCCACGCATTTATGTAAAATCTTCGATGATGAACCGATCCGAATCAATCCAGatgatttaaaaaacaaaatgtttgtgcgGCCCGAAAGTCCAACTGCTCGTAAGGATTCGAATGTAATTACCGATTACTTATCAGCATCTTCTGCAACCTGCTCACTAACTTCTGAGACATTAATGTATAGATCAGATGCAGAAATTTGCCAATACGATCCGCTAACTGACAACAGTGCAGAGAACGAACAAAACCGACTAAAGTCTTCTAATAAGAATTGTGAAATAGAGCTTAAATCGAAGTTCTACAAATTTAATGAAGGTTCCGATAGCGAATCGCTGGTTGGGTTAACCGAGCCACTTGTTTTTAGCGATGATGAAGAAGAAATACAGTTGGCGAAAGAAGAGAAAAGCGCAATTAACCAGATTGATGTTAATGAATCAAGTACATTCAATGATCAAATATCATCTGATAATTATAAAGAATATCAAGCCACCTGTATTGAATTTATATCGGAATCGTTAGCGAGAGACATGCAAGAGTGTCACAAAGAAAAATCCacaacagctaaaaataaatttgttaataccAAGGACTATGCACCGAATGAATCATTAGACTTACATAATAAAAGAGATGAAATTAATGCCTCTCCTTATTACGAAAGCTCGCTGTTAAAATCTACGCCAAAAGATGATTCGAAGAATGTTATTATCATATCAAGGCCAGTTAAATTATATCAAAATGACCTGAGcacaaatgaaaatcaaaaggAAGTT accaaatcaaataaattgaagccGTCGATCGATCTAAGTGTGGGAGAACTAAATCACATTGAATTAAATGGTATTCACAAGACAAAAATAACTGGTCATGAATATATCAACGATGCAATTTTAGTCAAAATAGCAGATAATAAAATTCATG AAACACCCGAGGAGGACCGCCTTGAAAATATAATCGTTAGGCAGGCGGATGTTACGGCTTCAAATACAAAGGAAGTAAAAGCTCATAAAGTACTCGAAGATCAATCAATAACAAACCCTATTACTTCTGATTTAGGCTCTGAGCCTTTTGAATCAAAAAGCCCtggaattgtttttaataaagcgCCTATTAATCAAAGCAGAGATGGGTTCCCAGTTAACTTGAACTACTCCAGTTTGAACACAAGTAAAGTCGTATATCAAATGGTAGATGTTTCAGTGATGGATTCAACtaatgctttaaatacaaatgaaaaggaagatttcaataaaaattcctCAGTTATTGATTTGAAGAACACAGACATTAAAATTGATCTACAGCCAGAACCATCTGCCGATATAACTATATCCTCATATTCGGAACCTAATCTTGTTGATTCATCTGAAGATATAAATACAAGTAAAGTTGAACCTCATAATAAAAAGGCCTTAGAGGTTCAATTGAAGTACACAGCTATTGAAATCgtatcaaatacaaatacaaatgctcACCAACCATCCGGCGTCTCAGTGATTAAGTCGGAATGCTCAGATGGTAATGTTGATAATAAAGTCATAACTGCATCCTCAGATTCGGGACCTAAACTGGTTGATTCACCTGAAGATTTAAGTACAACTGAAGTTCATAATGATGATGGCTCAGAAGCTCAATCGAAGTACAGAGCTATAGAAATTGAATCACAACCAAAGCTATCATCTTCGGTTGCAAAACCTGAACTTATTATTTCAGCAACAGAAGCTTATAATAGCACCGTCTCAGTTCTTACAATGGCTGTTGACATCCAAGaagtaacaataaaaaaaggaCTTGACATATTAGCTAACGCTTCAggtacaaacaaaaattataatcaacCACCGGATGTACCAGTGATTAAGTCTGAATGTTCAGATGTTAATGTTCATATAAAAGTCGAAACTGCATCCTCAGATTCGGGACCTAAATTAGTTGACTCAGCTGaagaattatataaaaatgaagttGAAgctcatgatgatgatggcttAGGAAATCAATCGAAGTACACAGTAATTG aGGCTCACAATGGCAACGCAGGTGATAAAACGACCGTCAACAAAATGTCTGGTGACATCCAAGcagttacaataaaaaatggtttaaacaatttaactaaagcttcggttacaaatacaaatgctaaCCAACCATCCGGCGTCTCAGTGATTAAGTCGGAATGCTCAGATGGTAATGTTGATAATAAAGTCATAACTGCATCCGCAGATTCGGGACCTAAACTGGTTGATTCAGCTGAAGATTTAAGTACAACTGAAGTTCATAATGATGATGGAGCTCAATCGAAGTACAGAGCTATAGAAATGGCCACAACAACCGATATCGATACAAAGTCTGTCGGTAAAATGTCTGATAAAAATGTACTAAGTATTCCAAAACAGTCTCCGAGTACAAGTAAAGTTAATCTCCAAATCACCAATCCAAACGAAGTTGCAGATGAAATAATAGACATACAGGCATTAACACACCATAAAG atGACCTTAAAATTAAAGGTACAGATACAGATGTATCTCACTCTGAAATCAATTCGACAAATACTGTAAAAGAACATATCCTTTCAAGGTATAAACCACAACAATCTGAAGAACTTAGAGGTTCTCAAAAAAGTTCCAAGGAGCAGATGGTAAAAAAATCAGACGACTCAATTGTTTTATTAGATGCTTCTGTTTCAGAAGAGTTTGAAAGTGACTTGCCGAACGCTGTTAATAAAGCCTCGCATGATAATATATTGGACTGTTATAAGTCTAATACATCAAAGCAAACCTGtaatacagacagacataaTAGTATTGCTGAGAAAGCTCGTGTTGACCACAATTCTGTATATATATCAGAGAGTACTAAAAATATAGTTGGAAGtccaaaaaaaagtaaaaagggGGTCGTAGAGTTTTCAGCTAAAGAAACACCTATAGATAATCCGGGTGGTAAATGTATAACATGTAAGTCAGACTTTAAAGATGATTTTGCAAGTAATACAAGTAATGATGTAACACAACCGATGAATAATAATTGGACCGTGGACAGCTCTAAAAAAGATGATAAATGTGAAGACCACATAAATTATGAACGTGCTGCTAATAGTTTATCggttaaaactaaaaacaatattgCAAAAGACGAATATGAAGAGAATATCGATGTATCAATACGCAAAAGAGAGCTTACAGAATATTCTGATATAGATCAGGATTCAACCAAAGTTGAGCTTTCTAAACAAAGAGAAGTGTCTTTggaaaaagttaataataaatctaCAATAGACAAAAAATCTGGAAATTGTGTGGATCAACTGTCGAGTAACTTAGAATTATCGGATGTGTTAAGCCTGCGTAAAACCAAGCAATCGACCAAGCATGAAAGCATGTCAAAGATTTATGAAACACAATACGAATATCTCGAAACCAAAACATCTAAACGAGTTGACCGAATTTCTTCATTTGTGCAAAAACACGAACGGCTCGGTTGCAAAGCAACTTATGAATGTGTCGACATGGAAGTATTATCtcaagctaacaaaaaaaaaaaacacataaatgAGCAAATTCTGATAACAAAGCCTGGAATTGATAAAGACAAAGTTTTCAAAATGGAGAAGGTTGCGCCTGCAGTAGCAACTGATGTGAGCATGCCCAAACGTGGGAATCGCAATGTTTCAGATGACGTTGAAGAGATTGATAATCATATAGAAAGAATGCCACAAAAGATAATCGACGTAGATAGATCTAATCGTcgtgaaaaaaaaatgaccACAGATAATATTGAGAAAGCGAGCAGTTTTATAACTTTTGGAAGAatagaattaaaaatagtCGAGCCATCAAAAGAAAGCCGTATACGTCGCAAGGCTTCAGCTTCAGAAGTTACAGATGATACCAAAACGCCAAACttaacagaaaaaaaatcacaGCGAAACACACGAAAGGCTACAGCAGAGAGAGCCGAGCATGAGAAAGCATCGACGCCAGCCTTAAACTTAATTGAAGAGAAAGCTGATTCGGAATCAAAACTATTGACGGCTAAAGAGATGCCTGAAGAAATTGAATTTCCTAAATCCCAGCGACTCGGACGAAAGGTTTTTTATTCTAAAAAACATTCGGAAATCGAAGGAAAAACTACtacaataaaaacttttgaacAAAGTGTTACTCGCCGAAGGTGTAATGCAGATTTAAATGAACCACCAttacaactaaaaaaaactattgaCCCTGATGGAGAGTTGTCCATTAAAGATCAACAAGTGAAATTTGTTATCCACCCAGCTCGTGGACGTCGACGCAAGTTAAATGCAGAAGATGAACTAGAAGATTCAGAAACAGCTAaccagcatataaaaaataagtcaaTGCGTCAAGGCCGCGAGCCCTTAACAAATGACGgcatgaagcagcagcttttatcCATGCAGAATCTACCCACTCAGCTGGTGGAACCAGCAGACGTTGTAAATGTGTCTGTATCGCAAAATCTACAGCCGGTGAATCCGAATGATGACTTAACTCCTAAGCGGCGCGAGGGTCGTAATGTTCCGCGAAAAAACTACGATGAAACATCCGATGAGGATAAGGCTGGCCCATCGCGCAAAGCGATAAAATCAGAGCTGAAAGACGTCAGTTTGTCAACACAATTGGAAAGCTCAACGGACATAAGGCCTTCACAAAAACGTGAGGGACGCAATGTGCCGCGCAAAAACTATAATGAGGCATGGAATGAAGAGAAGCAATTACGTAGTCGACGACTCCGTCAGCCTACGGCAAAGGCACTAGAGCTACTTGTATCTGAAGCTGAACGACCATTAACACCCAATCGACGTCGAGTcaaaacagctgctgctgacatgTCGGAAGAGCCACCTATTAAAAAGGTAACAAAGGAAGAGGCAATGGGAGAAACCATCACTCCTGTTAAAGTGGGTGTTGTTGCAGGCACTGTCAGTCGGCGACGCAAACCACAAAAAGTGTCTcccacagctgttgctgcggaCTTGGCCAAAGGACCGCTAAGGAATAAGTCAAGAGAAGGGGACGGATATGTGGGATCTTTACCAGTTGCAAGAAGAGGTCGTCGCAATGTAGATGAAACGAAGGCAGTAGAAACCAATGCAtccataaaaagcaaacgatGCGCTCGTAGTTGCAAGGAAATAGCAAGTAGCTCAATCACAATTCAGTCCGTGAATGGAGAGTCAACGAAGTCTGCAAAACGAAATGGTCGTAGAGCCAAACTTTTTGCTGACAATAGtttagagcgagagcagcaggcGATAATGAAATTACGTGGTAGCAGCCGCGCTAAGACCCCTATTAAACCGACagaggaggagcaggagctaaaGGAGGTGTCCAATACCAATACTTCACGTGGACGTGCCAAAGCAACCAATACAGAATCTAAAGTCATTCAAAAGACACAGCCCACACGTGCTGGTCGCGGACGTAAAGTACATTTTGAAGAGGTAACTGAGAAGGTGACTGCATCGGCAACAGTTGAGCCTCCTGTAGATAAGCAAACTAAACGGGCTACACGCACTCGGCGTAAATAA